A single window of Micrococcaceae bacterium Sec5.1 DNA harbors:
- a CDS encoding trans-aconitate 2-methyltransferase, translating to MRWDPSKYVEFGNHRDRPFHDLVARIQAESPRKVVDLGCGPGNLTATLAVRWPDARIVGLDSSGEMLAKALGQARKFANLEFEQADIAGWQPDQETDVVVTNAALQWVPGHQAMLGQWLRELKPGAWFALQVPGNFTSPSHTLMRELAESSKWSSRLGDVLRHDGVVGSPADYLGIMLDAGCAADAWETTYQQVLPGKDPVLEWVRGTGLRPVLTALSPEDAADFEHEYSALLRKAYPATSHGTVFPFRRIFAVARRDT from the coding sequence ATGAGGTGGGATCCATCCAAGTATGTGGAGTTCGGCAATCACAGGGACAGGCCGTTCCATGACCTCGTGGCCAGGATTCAGGCTGAGTCACCGCGGAAAGTGGTGGATCTTGGATGCGGCCCCGGTAACCTCACAGCCACACTGGCTGTGCGCTGGCCTGATGCCCGCATCGTCGGCCTCGATTCCTCTGGCGAGATGCTTGCGAAGGCACTTGGACAAGCCCGGAAATTCGCCAACCTGGAATTCGAGCAGGCGGATATTGCTGGCTGGCAGCCTGACCAGGAGACCGACGTCGTAGTAACCAATGCCGCGCTCCAGTGGGTTCCCGGGCACCAAGCCATGCTGGGTCAGTGGCTACGTGAACTTAAGCCGGGTGCCTGGTTCGCCCTGCAGGTGCCGGGAAATTTCACATCCCCTTCGCACACGCTCATGAGGGAGCTAGCCGAGTCATCCAAGTGGTCCTCCCGCCTTGGCGACGTTCTTCGGCATGATGGCGTTGTGGGTAGTCCCGCCGACTACCTTGGGATCATGCTCGACGCCGGATGCGCAGCTGACGCTTGGGAAACCACCTACCAGCAGGTACTACCGGGCAAGGATCCGGTCCTTGAATGGGTGCGGGGCACGGGACTCCGGCCAGTGCTCACAGCCTTGTCTCCCGAGGATGCCGCCGACTTCGAGCACGAATATTCCGCTTTGCTGCGCAAGGCTTATCCGGCCACAAGCCACGGAACAGTGTTCCCGTTCCGCCGCATCTTTGCGGTGGCCCGGAGGGACACGTGA
- a CDS encoding GntR family transcriptional regulator, whose product MTAMDGFPGNWRPNTSSGVALFEQLRLRIIELADSGVLAVGAKLPPVRNLAGVLDVAPHTVARAYKELEAAGVVATRGRNGTIVCARDDRWGALAEVAAQYAAAAKAQGASFAEAVQLLAAAYDAD is encoded by the coding sequence ATGACTGCCATGGACGGATTTCCCGGGAACTGGCGCCCCAACACCAGCAGCGGAGTTGCCCTTTTTGAGCAGTTGAGACTGCGCATCATCGAACTCGCAGACTCCGGGGTCCTCGCAGTGGGAGCCAAGCTCCCGCCGGTGCGCAATCTTGCGGGCGTGCTGGATGTGGCCCCACATACAGTGGCCCGGGCCTATAAGGAGTTGGAGGCTGCGGGTGTCGTCGCTACGCGGGGACGCAACGGCACCATCGTGTGTGCCCGGGATGACCGCTGGGGCGCGCTTGCGGAGGTTGCCGCCCAATATGCTGCTGCGGCTAAGGCCCAAGGCGCCTCATTCGCCGAAGCGGTACAGCTTCTTGCGGCCGCGTATGACGCTGATTGA
- the uvrA gene encoding excinuclease ABC subunit UvrA, which produces MPKALAEDAAIDALKSVAVVPDTKPTRPDLSRLVVKGAREHNLRNVDLDLPRDAMIVFTGLSGSGKSSLAFDTIFAEGQRRYVESLSAYARQFLGQVDKPDVDFIEGLSPAVSIDQKSTSKNPRSTVGTITEIYDYMRLLWARVGRPHCPVCGEPIARQTPQQIVDQLLELEKGTRFQVLAPVVRGRKGEFVDLFKELTAKGYSRARVDGELVQLSEPPKLGKQFKHTIEVVVDRLVVKEDISQRLTDSIETALGLAEGRVLIEFVDLEAGDPARIRAFSENLACPNEHPLAIDEIEPRSFSFNNPFGACSACSGIGTRLEVDEELIVPNPELSLAQGAIAPWSLGTATTEYWNRLLEGLAHELGFSMDTSWEKLPKDVRNTVLHGKDHKVVVQYRNRFGRERKYSTGFEGAIQYVHRKHGETDSDWARDRYEEYMRQIPCPECNGARLNPASLSVLINGKSIAEVAALPMRDCASFLGSLTLTDREAQIAHQVLKEIQARLTFLLDVGLEYLNLERPSGTLSGGEAQRIRLATQIGSGLVGVLYVLDEPSIGLHQRDNRRLIETLTRLRDLGNTLIVVEHDEDTIHEADWVVDIGPGAGEHGGQVVHSGTYKELLENKESLTGDYLSGRRKIDIPAKRRKYDKKRELKVIGARENNLDNVDATFPLGLFTAVTGVSGSGKSTLVNEILYKVLANKLNGAKQVAGRHRSVNGLEHLDKVVHVDQSPIGRTPRSNPATYTGVFDNIRKLFAETTEAKVRGYQPGRFSFNVKGGRCEACSGDGTLKIEMNFLPDVYVPCEVCHGARYNRETLEVHYKGKTIADVLNMPIEEGAEFLAAFTPIARHLNTLVDVGLGYVRLGQPATTLSGGEAQRVKLAAELQKRSNGRSIYVLDEPTTGLHFEDIRKLLMVLQGLVDKGNTVITIEHNLDVIKSADWIVDLGPNGGSGGGKIVATGTPEQVAKSTDSHTATFLAEILR; this is translated from the coding sequence GTGCCCAAAGCCTTAGCTGAAGATGCAGCCATCGATGCCCTGAAGAGCGTAGCCGTCGTTCCCGATACCAAGCCCACCAGGCCGGACCTGTCCCGGCTGGTAGTCAAGGGCGCACGTGAACACAACCTGCGCAATGTAGATCTGGACCTCCCAAGGGACGCGATGATCGTGTTCACGGGCCTTTCGGGTTCGGGCAAGTCCTCCTTGGCCTTCGATACGATCTTCGCCGAAGGACAGCGGCGGTACGTGGAATCGTTGTCCGCCTATGCCCGCCAGTTCCTGGGCCAAGTGGACAAGCCGGACGTGGACTTCATTGAGGGCCTGTCCCCGGCAGTGTCGATCGATCAGAAGTCCACCAGCAAGAACCCCCGTTCCACGGTGGGCACCATCACCGAAATTTACGATTACATGCGTCTTCTCTGGGCGCGTGTAGGCCGTCCCCACTGCCCTGTCTGTGGCGAGCCCATCGCCCGGCAGACCCCGCAGCAGATCGTTGATCAGCTCCTGGAACTGGAAAAGGGCACACGCTTCCAAGTTCTGGCCCCCGTGGTTCGCGGGCGCAAGGGCGAGTTCGTGGACCTCTTCAAGGAGCTGACGGCCAAGGGTTATTCGCGCGCCCGGGTGGACGGCGAGCTGGTACAGCTCAGCGAGCCGCCCAAGCTTGGCAAGCAGTTCAAGCACACCATCGAAGTGGTAGTGGACCGCTTGGTGGTCAAGGAAGACATCAGCCAGCGGCTTACCGATTCCATTGAAACTGCGCTGGGCTTGGCAGAAGGCCGGGTGCTGATTGAGTTCGTGGACCTTGAGGCCGGAGACCCCGCACGTATCCGTGCCTTCTCCGAGAACCTCGCATGCCCCAACGAGCACCCCCTGGCCATCGATGAAATCGAGCCTCGCTCTTTCTCGTTCAACAACCCCTTCGGCGCCTGCTCAGCCTGCAGTGGCATCGGAACCAGGCTTGAAGTGGATGAGGAACTGATCGTTCCCAACCCCGAGCTTTCCCTGGCACAGGGCGCCATCGCGCCTTGGTCCCTGGGCACCGCCACCACCGAGTACTGGAACCGCCTCCTGGAGGGCCTGGCCCATGAACTCGGCTTCTCCATGGACACCTCGTGGGAAAAGCTCCCCAAGGATGTCCGGAACACCGTGCTGCACGGCAAGGATCACAAGGTTGTGGTCCAGTACCGGAACCGGTTTGGCCGGGAACGCAAGTACAGCACCGGCTTTGAGGGTGCCATCCAATACGTACACCGCAAGCACGGCGAAACCGACTCGGATTGGGCGCGGGACAGGTACGAAGAGTACATGCGCCAGATTCCCTGCCCCGAGTGCAACGGTGCGCGACTCAACCCTGCTTCGTTGTCGGTGTTGATTAATGGCAAGTCAATCGCTGAAGTAGCGGCGCTTCCCATGCGTGACTGCGCGTCGTTCCTGGGCAGCTTGACCTTGACAGACCGCGAGGCGCAGATTGCCCACCAGGTTCTGAAGGAAATTCAGGCCCGTCTGACGTTCCTTCTGGACGTAGGGCTTGAATACCTGAACCTGGAACGTCCTTCCGGGACCTTGTCCGGCGGTGAAGCCCAGCGCATCCGCCTTGCTACCCAAATTGGGTCCGGCCTCGTGGGAGTCCTCTACGTCCTGGACGAGCCCTCCATCGGCCTTCACCAGCGCGATAACCGCCGCTTGATCGAGACACTGACCCGCCTTCGGGATCTCGGCAACACCCTGATCGTGGTGGAGCATGACGAGGACACCATCCATGAAGCGGACTGGGTGGTTGATATTGGACCTGGCGCCGGCGAGCACGGCGGACAGGTTGTACATTCCGGTACTTACAAGGAGCTCCTGGAAAACAAGGAGTCCTTGACTGGCGACTATCTGTCCGGCCGCCGAAAGATCGACATCCCGGCCAAGCGCCGCAAGTACGACAAAAAGCGTGAGCTCAAGGTCATCGGTGCCAGGGAAAACAACTTGGACAATGTGGATGCCACATTCCCCCTGGGCCTCTTTACGGCAGTGACGGGTGTCAGCGGCTCCGGCAAATCCACGCTCGTGAACGAAATCCTTTATAAGGTCCTCGCCAACAAGCTCAACGGCGCCAAGCAGGTTGCCGGGCGGCACAGGAGCGTGAATGGATTGGAGCACCTGGACAAGGTGGTCCACGTTGACCAGAGCCCCATCGGACGCACACCGCGCTCCAACCCGGCAACGTACACAGGCGTCTTCGACAACATCCGGAAACTGTTTGCTGAAACCACCGAAGCAAAGGTCCGCGGTTACCAGCCCGGCCGCTTCTCGTTCAACGTCAAGGGCGGCCGCTGCGAAGCATGCTCCGGCGATGGCACATTGAAGATCGAAATGAACTTCCTGCCTGACGTCTACGTTCCCTGTGAGGTGTGCCACGGCGCCCGTTACAACCGTGAAACCCTTGAAGTGCATTACAAGGGAAAGACCATTGCCGATGTCCTTAACATGCCTATCGAGGAAGGCGCTGAATTCCTTGCTGCCTTCACTCCCATCGCACGGCATCTGAACACCTTGGTGGACGTAGGACTGGGCTATGTCAGGCTGGGCCAGCCAGCTACAACCCTGTCCGGTGGAGAAGCGCAACGTGTGAAGTTGGCCGCAGAACTCCAGAAGAGGTCCAACGGCCGAAGCATCTATGTTCTGGACGAACCCACTACCGGCCTGCACTTTGAGGACATCCGGAAGCTGCTCATGGTCCTCCAGGGACTGGTGGACAAAGGCAACACCGTGATCACCATTGAGCACAACCTGGACGTCATCAAGTCCGCGGACTGGATTGTGGACCTCGGGCCGAACGGCGGTTCAGGTGGAGGAAAGATCGTCGCAACGGGTACCCCTGAGCAGGTAGCCAAGTCCACTGACAGCCACACCGCAACGTTCCTTGCGGAAATTCTGCGCTAA
- a CDS encoding HAD hydrolase-like protein, with protein sequence MTQTTVPVIFDLDGTLVDPAGGITGGISAALREMGLPVPEQAVLNAMVGPKLSDALLHLANVPAELVDETISRYRQHYRETGIGQSKLYPGIFDLLEFFAETGRAVAVATQKPQGIARIVLEHHGIADFFVSIRGAADDESLAANSASGKIEIVGAALADLHSQPAVMVGDRHQDVAGAMANGLDCIGVRWGFASDGELEEAGAVAVVGTALELRTKIEELDAVRAAALSEVQNDGSL encoded by the coding sequence GTGACTCAAACAACGGTGCCCGTAATTTTCGATCTGGACGGCACCCTTGTCGATCCAGCCGGCGGTATCACAGGAGGAATATCCGCGGCCCTGCGCGAAATGGGCCTCCCCGTTCCGGAACAGGCCGTGCTGAACGCCATGGTTGGCCCCAAGCTCAGCGATGCACTCCTGCATTTAGCGAATGTCCCGGCGGAATTGGTCGATGAAACCATTTCCCGTTACCGGCAGCATTACAGGGAAACCGGTATTGGCCAGAGCAAGTTGTATCCGGGAATCTTCGACCTCCTTGAATTCTTTGCCGAAACAGGGCGGGCCGTCGCAGTTGCAACCCAGAAGCCCCAAGGTATTGCCCGGATTGTCCTTGAGCATCACGGTATTGCGGATTTCTTTGTGTCCATTAGGGGAGCTGCAGACGACGAATCGCTGGCGGCCAATTCCGCGTCCGGCAAGATCGAGATTGTTGGCGCAGCCTTGGCGGATCTCCACTCCCAGCCTGCTGTGATGGTGGGAGACCGGCACCAGGACGTGGCCGGAGCAATGGCCAACGGCCTGGATTGCATTGGTGTACGTTGGGGCTTCGCCTCGGACGGCGAGCTGGAGGAAGCCGGTGCGGTCGCCGTGGTCGGCACCGCCCTTGAGTTGCGAACCAAAATTGAAGAACTTGATGCTGTCCGCGCGGCGGCCCTGAGCGAGGTACAAAACGATGGCAGTCTTTGA
- a CDS encoding lysophospholipid acyltransferase family protein has product MAVFDAIRWTTRGLISTTCRPTVIGLENVPKEGPFIVAPNHLSFLDSVIVQALMPRPVAFFAKAEYFTTKGVKGAVMKSFFEAVGSIPVERGEQAASVQALKTLLDILESGKGIGIYPEGTRSRDGILYRGRTGVGWLALTTGAPVIPVGLIGTEKLQPADKNAVRPQHFTMKVGEPLYFDKTGPDHSLPARRQVTDKIMDAIAALSGQERSTSYNQSKSVD; this is encoded by the coding sequence ATGGCAGTCTTTGATGCGATCCGCTGGACTACGCGTGGACTGATCTCCACCACGTGCCGGCCCACGGTCATTGGACTGGAGAACGTGCCCAAAGAAGGTCCGTTCATCGTGGCGCCGAACCATCTCTCCTTCCTGGACAGCGTGATTGTCCAGGCGCTCATGCCTCGTCCAGTGGCGTTCTTCGCCAAGGCGGAGTATTTCACCACCAAAGGCGTTAAGGGCGCTGTGATGAAGTCCTTCTTCGAAGCTGTCGGTTCCATCCCGGTGGAACGCGGTGAACAGGCAGCGAGTGTGCAGGCGCTGAAGACCCTGCTGGACATCCTGGAGTCCGGGAAGGGCATTGGAATCTACCCGGAGGGTACCCGGTCCCGCGACGGCATCCTGTATCGCGGCCGGACCGGCGTCGGTTGGTTGGCACTCACCACGGGCGCACCTGTGATTCCTGTGGGGCTGATAGGCACGGAGAAACTGCAGCCGGCGGACAAGAACGCCGTTCGCCCCCAGCACTTCACCATGAAGGTTGGCGAGCCGCTGTACTTCGACAAGACGGGCCCGGACCATTCCCTGCCTGCACGCCGCCAGGTGACGGACAAGATTATGGATGCCATCGCTGCCCTCAGCGGTCAGGAACGGTCCACAAGCTATAACCAAAGCAAATCGGTGGACTGA
- the uvrC gene encoding excinuclease ABC subunit UvrC: MANPASYRPQTGEIPTTPGVYRFRDPHGRVIYVGKAKNLRSRLNSYFANPSGLLPKTHAMVHAASSVEWTVVGSELESLQLEYTWIKEFKPRFNVVFRDDKTYPYLAVTMGEKYPRVQVMRGERKKGTRYFGPYTAGAIRETMDTLLRVFPVRSCSAGVLKRAQASGRPCLLGYIDKCAAPCVGRVTPEQHRQLAEDFCAFMGGEAKRFINRLEKDMAAAVAELDYERAARLRDDIIALRKVFERNAVVLAEDTDADVFALHEDELEASVQVFHVRGGRVRGQRGWVVEKVEDATTPELIEHLLQQVYGEDSEVQGRIPREVLIPENPSNHAELSEWLGGLRGAKVDIRVPQRGDKAALMSTVRENAEQALKLHKTRRAGDITVRSLALQELQEALELPVPLLRIECFDISHVQGTNVVASMVVVEDGLPKKSDYRKFSITGAAAADDTAAMHDVLTRRFRHYLTDKAAQVPVSGEIINPTRAGGAAAAKGTEAPPSDPTMPAPKAKFAYPPNLVVVDGGQPQVNAAARALAELGIDDVYVVGLAKRLEEVWLPNSNFPVILPRTSQGLYLLQRIRDEAHRFAITFHRQKRGKAMTVSALDGVPGLGEAKRKALVAHFGSLKKIRAASMEELTSAKGIGPALAAAVVQHLGSSEDAGEAAPAVNMTTGEILES; the protein is encoded by the coding sequence GTGGCAAATCCAGCAAGTTACCGGCCCCAGACGGGTGAAATTCCCACCACCCCGGGCGTCTACCGTTTCCGCGACCCCCACGGCCGGGTCATCTACGTGGGCAAGGCCAAGAACCTCCGTTCCAGGCTGAATTCCTACTTTGCCAACCCCTCCGGGCTTCTACCCAAGACCCACGCCATGGTCCATGCCGCGAGCAGCGTGGAGTGGACCGTTGTGGGCAGCGAGTTGGAGTCGCTACAGCTGGAATACACCTGGATCAAGGAATTCAAGCCTCGTTTCAACGTTGTCTTCCGGGACGACAAGACTTATCCCTACCTGGCCGTCACCATGGGGGAGAAGTACCCCCGGGTGCAGGTCATGCGTGGCGAACGCAAAAAGGGCACCAGGTATTTTGGCCCCTACACGGCTGGCGCGATCCGGGAGACCATGGACACCCTCCTTCGCGTGTTCCCGGTCCGCAGTTGCAGCGCAGGTGTCCTCAAGCGGGCGCAAGCCAGTGGGCGCCCCTGCCTTCTGGGCTACATCGACAAATGCGCGGCACCCTGCGTCGGCCGCGTGACGCCTGAGCAACACCGTCAACTTGCGGAGGACTTCTGCGCCTTCATGGGTGGGGAAGCCAAGCGCTTCATCAACCGGCTTGAAAAAGATATGGCGGCCGCTGTCGCCGAACTGGACTACGAGCGCGCCGCACGGCTCAGGGACGACATCATCGCCCTGCGCAAGGTCTTCGAACGCAACGCCGTAGTCCTCGCGGAGGATACGGACGCCGACGTCTTCGCGCTGCATGAAGACGAGCTTGAGGCCTCCGTGCAGGTGTTCCACGTCCGCGGCGGCCGGGTCCGCGGACAGCGCGGCTGGGTGGTGGAGAAAGTCGAAGACGCCACGACGCCGGAACTCATCGAGCACTTGCTGCAGCAGGTCTACGGGGAGGACAGCGAGGTCCAGGGCCGCATCCCGCGGGAAGTGCTGATTCCGGAAAATCCGAGCAACCATGCCGAGCTGAGTGAATGGCTCGGCGGGCTCCGCGGGGCAAAGGTGGATATCCGTGTGCCCCAACGCGGTGACAAGGCTGCGCTGATGTCAACGGTCCGGGAGAATGCCGAGCAGGCGCTGAAGCTGCACAAGACCCGCCGCGCCGGGGATATCACCGTCCGCTCGCTGGCCCTTCAGGAGCTCCAGGAGGCCCTTGAGCTTCCTGTTCCACTGCTTCGGATCGAATGCTTCGATATCTCGCACGTCCAAGGAACCAACGTGGTGGCGTCCATGGTGGTGGTGGAAGACGGCCTGCCCAAGAAGTCCGATTACCGCAAGTTCTCCATCACGGGAGCTGCGGCAGCCGACGATACCGCCGCCATGCATGACGTCCTGACGCGACGCTTCCGCCACTACCTCACTGACAAGGCCGCCCAGGTGCCCGTCTCCGGCGAAATCATCAACCCGACCCGTGCGGGCGGCGCCGCGGCTGCCAAGGGAACTGAAGCGCCGCCGTCGGACCCCACCATGCCGGCGCCTAAGGCCAAGTTCGCGTACCCGCCCAACCTGGTGGTGGTGGACGGCGGGCAGCCGCAGGTCAATGCTGCAGCGCGTGCTTTGGCTGAGTTGGGCATCGACGACGTCTACGTGGTTGGCCTGGCAAAGCGCCTTGAAGAGGTCTGGCTCCCCAACAGCAACTTTCCGGTGATCCTTCCCCGGACGTCGCAGGGCTTGTACCTGCTCCAGCGCATCCGCGATGAAGCCCACCGCTTCGCCATCACTTTCCACCGGCAAAAGCGCGGCAAGGCCATGACGGTCTCTGCCCTGGACGGCGTTCCGGGCTTGGGAGAGGCCAAACGCAAGGCCTTGGTGGCGCATTTTGGTTCCCTCAAGAAGATCCGGGCGGCCAGTATGGAGGAACTTACCTCTGCCAAGGGCATCGGTCCAGCGTTGGCAGCTGCGGTCGTGCAGCATCTGGGTTCGAGCGAAGACGCAGGTGAAGCCGCTCCCGCCGTGAACATGACGACCGGCGAAATCCTCGAATCTTAG
- the rapZ gene encoding RNase adapter RapZ gives MDEATAGAGAEQDGLTPVKPAEAELLVVTGMSGAGRSTASDALEDHGWYVVDNLPPQMLGTLAEIVSHAPKSIPKLAVVVDVRSKDLFTDIQTALGALSATGITFRVLFLDASDEVLVRRFEQGRRPHPLQGGGRILDGIGIEREVLRELREHADVVLDTSEFNVHGLATAITELFSDTGPVTLRLNVMSFGFKYGLPVDANFVADARFIPNPHWVPQLRPHTGLDEDVSDYVLAADGVQEFVDRYVKALEPVLDGYRQENKHYATLAVGCTGGKHRSVAVAVELSKRLAQYPRVTVTTTHRDLGRE, from the coding sequence ATGGATGAGGCAACGGCAGGAGCCGGCGCGGAGCAGGACGGACTAACGCCCGTCAAGCCGGCGGAGGCGGAACTGCTGGTGGTTACCGGCATGTCGGGGGCGGGACGCAGTACCGCTTCGGACGCATTGGAGGACCACGGTTGGTACGTTGTAGACAACCTTCCTCCCCAGATGCTTGGCACCTTGGCGGAAATCGTCTCTCACGCGCCCAAATCCATCCCCAAGCTGGCCGTAGTGGTGGATGTCCGAAGCAAGGACCTCTTTACTGACATCCAGACCGCTCTGGGCGCCTTGAGCGCCACTGGCATCACGTTCCGGGTACTGTTCCTCGATGCCAGCGATGAAGTCCTGGTCCGCCGGTTCGAACAGGGCCGGCGTCCCCATCCGCTGCAGGGCGGTGGACGGATCCTTGACGGAATCGGCATAGAGCGTGAGGTCCTGCGAGAACTCCGGGAGCATGCCGACGTCGTTTTGGACACCAGTGAGTTCAACGTTCACGGCCTTGCAACTGCCATCACTGAATTGTTCAGCGATACCGGACCTGTGACGCTCCGGCTCAATGTCATGAGTTTTGGATTCAAGTACGGCTTGCCTGTTGACGCCAACTTCGTGGCCGACGCCCGTTTCATTCCCAACCCGCACTGGGTGCCACAACTTCGTCCCCACACAGGATTGGATGAGGATGTCAGCGACTACGTGCTCGCCGCTGACGGGGTCCAGGAATTTGTCGACCGTTACGTCAAGGCCCTGGAACCGGTCCTGGACGGCTACCGCCAGGAGAACAAGCATTACGCCACCCTTGCTGTGGGATGCACAGGTGGCAAGCACCGTTCGGTGGCAGTCGCCGTCGAGCTCTCCAAACGCCTCGCGCAATATCCGCGCGTTACCGTCACAACCACGCACCGCGACCTGGGGCGTGAGTAA
- the yvcK gene encoding uridine diphosphate-N-acetylglucosamine-binding protein YvcK: protein MGVLTGPLPLIPPKGVPGSQQNKSPSVVALGGGHGLAASLSALRLLTSELTAIVTVADDGGSSGRLRDEYGVLPPGDLRMALSALCDDTDWGRTWRDVMQHRFAAGTAKGGSLDHHAMGNLLIVTLWELLGDTVAGLKWAGALLGARGQVLPMSSVPLTIEGQARVELPGGGHELQTVSGQAKCAVAGKLEEVRLLPEDARACTEALTAIELADWVILGPGSWYTSVLPHLLLPELRQALGDTAAKRCLTMNLDVETKETSGMTAADHLDVLRRYAPEFSVDVVLADPSAIQDLKAFEKAAGMIGAEVVLGRVGASRRRPVHDPLLLAAAYHDIFGNS, encoded by the coding sequence ATGGGAGTCCTCACAGGTCCGTTGCCCCTCATCCCGCCCAAGGGTGTTCCGGGCAGCCAACAAAACAAGAGTCCATCCGTGGTGGCCCTCGGCGGCGGACACGGACTGGCGGCCTCGCTCTCCGCGCTTCGTCTGTTGACGTCAGAACTGACGGCAATCGTCACGGTAGCTGACGACGGCGGCTCCTCCGGGCGTCTACGGGACGAGTATGGTGTCCTGCCGCCCGGCGACTTGCGGATGGCACTGAGCGCGCTCTGCGACGACACCGACTGGGGGCGCACATGGCGGGACGTCATGCAGCACCGATTCGCTGCGGGAACCGCCAAGGGCGGTTCCCTGGACCACCACGCGATGGGAAACCTGCTTATCGTCACCCTCTGGGAGCTGCTGGGGGATACCGTGGCCGGCCTCAAATGGGCTGGGGCATTGCTGGGCGCGAGGGGCCAAGTCCTGCCGATGTCCAGTGTTCCTTTGACCATCGAGGGCCAGGCCCGGGTGGAACTGCCCGGCGGGGGACACGAACTGCAGACGGTCAGCGGCCAGGCGAAATGCGCGGTTGCTGGAAAACTGGAGGAAGTGCGGCTGCTGCCCGAGGACGCCCGAGCCTGCACTGAGGCGCTCACCGCGATCGAGCTCGCCGATTGGGTCATTCTCGGACCAGGGTCCTGGTACACATCGGTATTGCCCCATTTGTTGCTCCCGGAGCTTCGGCAAGCCTTGGGCGATACTGCAGCCAAACGCTGCCTCACCATGAATCTTGATGTCGAAACCAAGGAAACGTCCGGCATGACGGCGGCCGACCACTTGGATGTCCTTCGACGCTACGCACCGGAGTTCAGCGTCGACGTCGTACTTGCCGATCCCTCCGCGATCCAGGACCTGAAGGCCTTTGAGAAAGCAGCGGGGATGATCGGTGCGGAAGTGGTGTTGGGTAGAGTAGGGGCTTCGAGGCGCCGCCCCGTCCACGATCCACTGCTCTTGGCGGCGGCGTACCACGATATTTTCGGGAACAGTTAG
- the whiA gene encoding DNA-binding protein WhiA: MALTASVKDELSRLDIKKSSVRKAEVSAMLRFAGGLHIISGRIVIEAEVDLASTARRLRAAIAEVYGHQSEIIVVSGGGLRRGSRYVVRVVRDGEALARQTGLLDGRGRPVRGLPSVVVNGSAADAEAVWRGAFLAHGSLTEPGRSSSLEVTCPGPESALALVGAARRLGIQAKAREVRGVDRVVIRDGDTIAALLTRMGAHDALMVWEERRMRKEVRATANRLANFDDANLRRSAQAAVAAGARVDRALEILGDDVPDHLKYAGELRVAHKQASLDELGRLADPPMTKDAIAGRIRRLLAMADKRALDLGIPGTEANVTPEMMDE; the protein is encoded by the coding sequence ATGGCACTTACCGCGTCGGTCAAGGACGAACTGTCCCGGCTGGACATCAAGAAATCTTCAGTCCGTAAAGCTGAGGTTTCGGCGATGCTCCGCTTTGCTGGCGGCTTGCATATTATTTCGGGACGAATCGTCATCGAAGCTGAGGTGGACCTGGCCTCGACTGCCCGGCGTCTGCGCGCCGCGATTGCCGAGGTTTACGGACACCAGAGCGAGATCATCGTGGTCTCAGGCGGCGGCCTGCGCCGGGGCAGCCGCTACGTGGTCCGTGTTGTCCGCGACGGCGAAGCCCTGGCACGCCAAACAGGACTCCTGGACGGTCGCGGCCGTCCGGTACGCGGACTGCCTTCTGTAGTTGTCAATGGCTCTGCGGCCGACGCGGAAGCCGTCTGGCGCGGAGCTTTCCTGGCCCATGGATCCCTCACCGAACCCGGACGTTCTTCGTCCTTGGAGGTAACCTGTCCCGGGCCGGAGTCCGCGCTGGCACTCGTGGGTGCTGCACGACGGCTGGGCATACAGGCCAAGGCCCGCGAGGTCCGCGGCGTCGACCGCGTGGTTATCCGCGACGGCGACACGATCGCCGCGCTCCTTACCAGAATGGGCGCACATGACGCCTTGATGGTCTGGGAGGAGCGGCGCATGCGCAAGGAAGTCCGGGCCACTGCCAACAGGCTGGCCAACTTTGATGACGCCAACCTTCGCCGTTCGGCGCAGGCCGCCGTGGCGGCAGGTGCCAGGGTGGACCGCGCGCTTGAAATTCTGGGCGACGATGTTCCGGATCACCTGAAGTATGCGGGGGAGCTCAGGGTCGCCCACAAGCAGGCAAGCCTGGACGAGCTGGGCCGCCTTGCCGATCCCCCCATGACCAAGGACGCCATTGCGGGCCGGATACGCCGCTTGCTCGCGATGGCTGACAAACGCGCACTCGATCTCGGAATTCCCGGTACGGAAGCAAATGTGACTCCGGAAATGATGGACGAGTAG